The DNA window CATGTTCATGGACCTGAAGGAGCCCCTGAAGGAAGGCCAGACGGTCAAGGGAACGCTCGTCTTCGAGAAGGCGGGCCGCGTCGAGGTGGAATACGCGGTGCGCGGCATGGGCGGCGCCCCGGCCGAGCATCAGCACTAGCGCGGGAGATCGGCGATGACCATCAAGCGTCTTCTCGTGCCGCTTCTCGTCTTCACCACGGGCCTGCTGGTGCTGCTGGTGACGGCGGGCCTGCTCCTGTTCCCGTCGCAGCCGCCGCAGAGCGCCGGCAAGGTGCCGATCGGAGGCCCGTTCCGGCTCACGAGCCACGAGGGCCGGCCGTACACCGAGGAGAACCTGAAGGGCAAGCCCTTCGTGGTCTTCTTCGGCTTCACCCATTGCCCGGAGGTCTGCCCGACCACGCTCTACGATCTCACCCAGGACATGGCGGCGCTCGGCCCGGATGCCGACAGGCTCCAGGCCGCCTTCATCACGGTCGATCCGGCCCGCGACACGCCGGAGCTGATGAAAACCTATCTCTCGTCCTTCGATCCGCGCATCGTCGGCCTGTCGGGAACCGAGGAGGAGATCGCGGCCGCGGCGCGCGCCTACAAGATCTATTACCGCAAGGTCCCGACCGATGACGGCTACACCATGGACCACTCGGCCACCCTGTTCCTGATGGACAGCAAGGGCGAGTTCTACGGCACGTCGAACTTCCAGGAGCCCGAGGAGACCCGCCGCGCCAAGCTGCGGCAGCTGATCAAGAACGGGTGAGGCGCATCCACGCTCCCTGCCATGGCATTCACCGGCCTCGTGCCGGTGATCTCGATCGGAAAAGCGCCGCGCTTCACATGATCCGGATGGCCGGGACAAGCCCGGCCATGACGCGGCGAGATCCTTTGACCGCGCATAAAAAAGCCCCGGCCTTTCGGTCCGGGGCTTTTCCGTTCGAGCGAGTGGCTCGTTTCAGTAGTTGTAGGCGCGCTCGCCGTGGTCCGCGAGGTCGAGGCCTTCGCGCTCCTGGTCCTGCGTGACGCGCAGGCCGACGATCATGTCGGTGATCTTGTACAGCACCACGGAGCCGATGCCGGTCCAGACCAGGGTGACCACCACGGCGATGATCTGGGTCCAGACCTGGCCGCCGATCGAGTACTCGCCGACCCCGTAACCGCCCAGCGACGGGGCCGCCACGACGCCGGTGCCGATGGCCCCGATGATGCCGCCGACGCCGTGGATGCCGAAGACGTCCAGGGCGTCGTCATAGCCGAGGGCGTTCTTCACGCTGGTCACGGCGAAGTAGCAGACCGCGCCGGCCACCAGGCCGAGCACGATGGCCCCCATGGGGCCGGACAGGCCGGCGGCCGGCGTGATGGCCACGAGGCCGGCGACCGCGCCCGACGCGATGCCCAGCAGCGAGGCCTTGCCCTTCCCAAGAGCCTCCACGGTCATCCAGGCGAGACCGGCGGCGGCCGGAGCCAGGATGGTGTTGATCAGCGCGAGGGCCGCGCCGCCCGTCGCTTCCAGGTTCGAGCCGGCGTTGAAGCCGAACCAGCCGACCCACAGAAGGCACGCGCCCACGAAGGTGAGCGTCAGCGAGTGCGGGGCGAGCAGGTCGCGTCCGTAGCCGATGCGCTTGCCGATCAGCAGGGCGCCGACGAGGCCCGCCACGCCCGAATTGATGTGAACCACCGTGCCGCCCGCGAAGTCGAGGGCGCCGAGGCCGAACAGGTAGCCTTCCGAGAACCACACCATGTGGGCGATCGGGAGATACACGAAGGTCAGCCACAGGCCGGTGAACAGCATCACGGCGGAGAACTTGATGCGCTCGGCGAAGGCGCCGACGATCAGGGCCGGGGTGATGCACGCGAAGGTGAGCTGGAAGGCCGCGAACGTGAATTCAGGAATCGCCACGCCCTTGGTGAAGGTGTCGGCGGTGGAATCCGTGGTCACGCCGGCCAGGAACGCCTTGGAGAAGCCGCCGATGAACGCGCCGATGCCCTCGCCGCCGGACGTGAAGGCGAGCGAGTAGCCGTAGAAGGCCCACAGGATGGACACCAGGCTGAACACCGCGAAGACCTGCATGAGCACCGAGAGCATGTTCTTGGTGCGCACGAGGCCGCCATAGAACAGGGCGAGGCCCGGGATCGTCATGAGGATCACGAGGATGGTGGAGACGAGCATCCAGCTCGTGTCACCCTTGTTGACCGTGGGGGCGGCCGCGGCGGCGTCCTGCGCCAGGGCGGGATCGAGGGCCGCAAGGCCCAGTCCGAGCGCGGCGAGCGCCGGAAGGAGGAGAGGACGGAACTTCATCGGATCTGAACTCCGGAAAATCATTGAATGAATGGGATCAAAGGGCGTCGATGTCGGTCTCGCCCGTGCGGATGCGGACCGCCTTCTCGAGCGAGGTGACGAAGATCTTGCCGTCGCCGATCTGGCCCGTGCGGGCGGCCGCCGTGATCGCGTCGATCACCTGGCCGACCAGCTCGGTCGCCACCGCGACCTCGATCTTCAGCTTGGGCAGGAAGCTCACCGCGTATTCGGCCCCGCGATAGATTTCGGTATGGCCCTTCTGCCGTCCGTATCCCTTCACCTCGGTCACGGTGAGGCCGTGCACGCCGAGAGCGGTGAGCGCGTCGCGCACCTCTTCCAGCTTGAACGGCTTGATGACCGCCATCACGATTTTCATGGGTCTGGCCCCCTTTTTGAGACGTCTGCCCGACCAACCAGGCAGCGGTTTCCAATCGAACCCGGCCTGTCGGACGGGTGTCGGGGGCATCTACGCAAGAAACATGCCAGGCTTTGTCGCCAGAGGCGCACGGGCGCTGCCTCTTTCCTAGGCAGGCTCAGCTGGGCTATAAAACGATCTTATTGATCAAATTTTAGGCAGAACTGGTCAGGTCCGACGTTCGCGGATGAGCCCTTCCTGGGCAACGGACGCGACCAGGGTGCCGTCCTGCTTAAAAATGAGTCCGCGCGAGAAGCCGCGCGCCCCGCCGGCGCTGGGGGTGTCCTGCGCGTAGAGCAGCCATTCGTCGGCCCGGAACGGCCGGTGGAACCACATGGCGTGGTCGAGGCTCGCCGGCTGGATCGCCGGGTCGAACACGGACCGGCCGTGCGGAAAGAGCGACGTGTCGAGGAGCGTCATGTCCGACGCATAGGCGAGGACGCATTGGTGGATCGCCGGATCGTCCGGCAGCCGGCCGGTGGTCTTGATCCAGACATGGAACCGCGGCTCTCCCGGCTCGCGGGAGGTGTAGCGCTTGATCTCCACGGGACGGATCTCGAGCGGCCGCTCGCGCTCGTAATAGGTGCGCATGGGTTCGGGCATCTGCAGGAGAAGCCGGCCCTTCACGTCCTCCTCGCTCGGGAGCTCGTCGGGTCCGGGCACCTTCGGCATCTCGGCCTGGTGCTCGAAGCCCTCCTCCTCGCGGTGGAACGAGGCCGACATGGCGAAGATCGCCTGCCCGTGCTGGATCGCGAGCACGCGCCGGGTGCTGAAGCTCTTGCCGTCGCGGATGCGCTCCACCTCGTAGATGATCGGGATCCTGGGATCGCCCGGCAGCATGAAGTAGCAGTGGAGCGAATGGGGCGGACGCCCGTCGACCGTGCGGGTCGCGGCCACCAGCGCCTGGCCGATCACCTGCCCGCCGAACACGCGCTGCCATCCGCTCTTCGGGCTCTGCCCGCGGAACAGGTTCACCTCGAGGGGTTCGAGGTCGAGAATGGACAGGAGATCGGAAACGGCACGGGACATGGGGTTCAAGGTCCTTCGATCGGCAACAGCCATCCATCGGTGAGAGGCGCAGGAAGGTCAAGCTTGACGCTGGTCGATGGATCGCTGACACCCACCTATAACGTCGAAGGCATGGAGAAAGACCGATGAGCGCAGCAACCGGGATGGAGCGACCGCGCATCGTCATCGCGGGCGGAGGACTCGCCGGGCTGTCCCTGGCCCTGGCGCTGAAGCGGGCGCTCGCCGAGGGAATCGACGTGGTCATGTGCGATCCGGCCCTCCGGCGCGATCCCCATGGCGACAAGCGCTCCTACGCCATCGCGGCGGCGGCGCGCCGGATGCTGGAGGCGCTCGGAATCTGGGCCGGGATCGCCGACAGGGCGCAGCCCATTCTCGACATGGTGATCACCGACAGCCGCCTGCAGGACCCGGTGCGCCCGACCTTCCTGACCTTCGCGGGCGAGGTCGACGGCCATGAGCCCTTCGCCCACATGGTCACGGCGGGCGATCTGACCGCCACCCTGCTGGAGGCCTGCCGCGACAGCGGCGTCGACCTGCGCGCCGAGGGCGTGAGGGGCTTTGCCGTTCAGGGCGCGCGCACGGATGTCGTGCTGG is part of the Microvirga terrae genome and encodes:
- a CDS encoding SCO family protein produces the protein MTIKRLLVPLLVFTTGLLVLLVTAGLLLFPSQPPQSAGKVPIGGPFRLTSHEGRPYTEENLKGKPFVVFFGFTHCPEVCPTTLYDLTQDMAALGPDADRLQAAFITVDPARDTPELMKTYLSSFDPRIVGLSGTEEEIAAAARAYKIYYRKVPTDDGYTMDHSATLFLMDSKGEFYGTSNFQEPEETRRAKLRQLIKNG
- a CDS encoding ammonium transporter → MKFRPLLLPALAALGLGLAALDPALAQDAAAAAPTVNKGDTSWMLVSTILVILMTIPGLALFYGGLVRTKNMLSVLMQVFAVFSLVSILWAFYGYSLAFTSGGEGIGAFIGGFSKAFLAGVTTDSTADTFTKGVAIPEFTFAAFQLTFACITPALIVGAFAERIKFSAVMLFTGLWLTFVYLPIAHMVWFSEGYLFGLGALDFAGGTVVHINSGVAGLVGALLIGKRIGYGRDLLAPHSLTLTFVGACLLWVGWFGFNAGSNLEATGGAALALINTILAPAAAGLAWMTVEALGKGKASLLGIASGAVAGLVAITPAAGLSGPMGAIVLGLVAGAVCYFAVTSVKNALGYDDALDVFGIHGVGGIIGAIGTGVVAAPSLGGYGVGEYSIGGQVWTQIIAVVVTLVWTGIGSVVLYKITDMIVGLRVTQDQEREGLDLADHGERAYNY
- a CDS encoding P-II family nitrogen regulator; the protein is MKIVMAVIKPFKLEEVRDALTALGVHGLTVTEVKGYGRQKGHTEIYRGAEYAVSFLPKLKIEVAVATELVGQVIDAITAAARTGQIGDGKIFVTSLEKAVRIRTGETDIDAL
- the tesB gene encoding acyl-CoA thioesterase II; this encodes MSRAVSDLLSILDLEPLEVNLFRGQSPKSGWQRVFGGQVIGQALVAATRTVDGRPPHSLHCYFMLPGDPRIPIIYEVERIRDGKSFSTRRVLAIQHGQAIFAMSASFHREEEGFEHQAEMPKVPGPDELPSEEDVKGRLLLQMPEPMRTYYERERPLEIRPVEIKRYTSREPGEPRFHVWIKTTGRLPDDPAIHQCVLAYASDMTLLDTSLFPHGRSVFDPAIQPASLDHAMWFHRPFRADEWLLYAQDTPSAGGARGFSRGLIFKQDGTLVASVAQEGLIRERRT